Below is a window of Oreochromis aureus strain Israel breed Guangdong linkage group 4, ZZ_aureus, whole genome shotgun sequence DNA.
AAAGTTATGATTAAATAATAGCGGTGCTCGGTTTTTATTCGcaggtttttaaatgtgttcttAATATTCTTTTTGCACTCGTgtgttttcattcttttctcaATCCCAACATCCCACAGAGATCATTAGGACTTCATGCAATTTAACATTATTTAATCTCAACGTAACACCTACTGTGCAAGTTGAGCTGTTTTTAGACAGCTGCTGAAGTCATTGGCAGTATAGAAATCTAGTTTTAAAATAAGTCTTTCTGACTATGTGCAACAGAGCTCCTGTGGTTTTTTTcttaacacaaaaaaatgatgcTTCTTTTTGAGCCTGCAGGCTAAATTACAGCATCTCCATCACTGTTAACTGTTCAGTTTTCTTGCTGAGActgttttttgtggttttctttgAGTGGTGTCACCTCCTGCCCCGACAGAGCAGACAGCTGTGCCGTTTACAGGTAGGATGATCACCATGCGCCCTATTATTCTCTGTGTGACTCAGAGTTTTAAAGACTTTTCAATCAAAATGAGTATGCAGGTGAGTGCAAAGGGCAACTTCTATAATAGTCGGTCTTGAATGGAACCTGTTTTTTCTGAATTTGGCACAGCAGACTGATTGCTTATGTTCAATTAAGTAACGTGCTGATCTGTGTTTTACTTCAAAATATACCAGTTATTTATCTCATTCTGTACagtaaaaaaagtaaacattACTTTTAGCTACAAAATTATAGTCCTGTATATGTGACTTGTATATATGTCTGAACACCGCTATGTATTTATAGTCCTCTTCTCCAAGACTTAAATTCGTAGCTGAAGGTGGCAGTGATCAATATTCATGTTAACTGATTACTGAAGGTGTTGCTACTGGTAACAAATCCACAGATAACTGCCACTTATCTCACGTCCTTTCAGCTCTACAGTCTCCTTTGTTTGTCTCGGTTTACTGTTTTTAAGCATCTCACCAGAGATGCACATGGAGGCAATTTtatagaccaaaaaaaaaaaaatgttgcttaaaaacacactgatAAGATTTTGACTACTGAGGTCAGTCTTTTTGATTAACAGAAAAAGAGTGACTGCTTGGATAAAAATGGTGTAAACACTGTGGTTTTACAGAAAATACATCTTAGTGGGTGATTCTGAATGTAAGAATAAGTCAGTGAAAAACTTCTGGGAAGTGTCTCTAAGCCTTATAACAGAGAAATGTTTAGTAAAGGTTTAGTCTGGCTCatttttacacacaaaaaatatcTAGAGCAGGTGTTGCTATAAACCAAAGAGACTGTCTTCTACAGGAGAAGAATGCCGGAGGACAGTTCTGCCTGCATCAGCTACATCAAAGAGATTTTTCGTGTTAATGCAAGGCAGCAGCTGTTTTAAGGTTAAATCAATTAAGCTAAATTGATGAGCACAGCAGCATTCACTACCTTTGTTTGAGTATATGAATTCTTTGATGGAGGAACGTGCTGAGGATTTCACTGGAGCCAGTTTTCTGGCCACAAATAAGCGCCGCACCTCAACATGTTGTTATCCCTGACACAGACTCGAAGATGATAGACAAGTCCAAGCCAAACCTCTGTCACATCACAAAGGAAGCTATCTCTAGATGGTTTTATGAACCCTGAAAACAACTATTAGATGGAATGATGATTAAATGAGCTGCTACCATGAGACATCGATCTTTAAGTTTTAATCAGTAGCTACCCAGGGACTTatctttgtattaaaaaaataaaagctttaggTCCAGCTGGAAGATGGAAAGTGAAGCTGCCCGCTAAGCTTTTTTCTCTTGATGACAAGTGTTGCTGCCGTTAGTTTAGAAAAGTCTAACAGCTAAGAAAAAGCCACTGATTGCTTCGCCTGCCACCGCTaacattttaaattaagttttgATTAATGGCAGCCCAGTGCATGTATACTGTTTTTCTTCGCCTCCTGTGTCTTTCTTCTGCTTGCCCTTGACACAGCCTCACCTGTGCCTTCACCAACAAGGCCAGCGTGGAGCGTGCCCTCTTATGATTCAGCTACAACCTTGCAGAGTCCCTGTTTAACTATTAAGTGTTTAATGCAGGCTTCTGGAACATTCTAGGCCTCATTAACATGAATCTATGAATGTTTAATTGTGGTTTGTATTTACAGGCTGCTCTCTCGCTGCCAGTTTGCTACTATGTGGCCTTTGATCTTGTGACAGTACGTTTGACTAAAACATACCGGGTTATTTTATAGGAGACACATGCCACGGTGCTGCAGCTATACAATGCGGTCTAATTGTATCTGATGTTTGGGCTGGCTCTGTCCCTAATTAATCTGTGATTTCCCTTATGTTTTAGAATTGCAAATTGGATATATTGAGCCTTTGAGCTGTTCGTTACACTGGCTGCATAGCTGGACTGAGAAACCCTCTTTATGGCTCCAAGCTAATTATTCAGCCTGTGGATCCAAGCTCTGGAAGGCTGCCTCTGCCTCTAGCTGTAGGCAGTGAATGTGTGCGTGCTTATGCATTCCACCATAGCATACAGTAGGCGTTAGAAGAAATATGTATACATGCATGCATTTGACATTTCAGATTTCACACTGTGTTCCTGTTCTTTGTATTTTTGCTGGTTATGCATTATACATGGACCTGTTTTAACGTTTTCACAGTGCACGTTTTGCTGTTTGGGAACGATGCGCTTCATTATGTGTGCAAATGCGAGCACATGCCAGTTTGGATTTCTGTGCTAATTTCTCTTGACAGTCTGAAAGGTTTCTTTAAACTTATGTGTGGGCTTTATAGTTCAAagttaaaaaatgtcttttcattaCGCATTCAAAGATGAGATCACAAGAAGTTGTCAAGCAGCGTTCGAGAACTTTCAGCTGAACCGCAAAAAGCTACACGGTTCCAGTCAAAATCATGTCAAACCCACACGCGGAGTTCGATATTCACCCCGTGATGTTAAGGAACCATTTTATATTAATTCGTTTGGTCTCTGGCATTTATTATATACAACTACAAAAATGATCTAATATCGTGATAATTATTCAGAGCCACCACACATTGCAGGTTCTGACAAATTATATAGATGGGGTTATATTCTgtgctttattttacatttttctgtagAAACAGAGAGCAGCTTAGGGGAGTTTAATTAAGCAatctaaaaaatgaaaatgaaatgaaaaatagcCTTCATCACACAGGGAGAAAATGGTCTCCTCTGTAATTGGCACAAGAACATTACTGAATGTTAATGAGTGAAACCTTGAATTTTACAAAACCGTGCATTGCAGGACTCGGTGTACAAGAGCCCTTACAGCGAGTTGGCTCTGAAGCTGTCTGTTTACTTGTATTGACGAAGGCTATTTAACTTGACTGTCCTAAACGGAGAGTGCTTGTTGGCACAAATGATATTTGCAGACCAGGGATGTAATAATCCTTCaccattaaaaaagaaaaaaaaatggcacaAAAGGTGGGTTTACATCAGAAACGAGGTAATAAGATAACATCTTGTTGTGTGGAAGGTTGTTTTGCTCAGAACCACAAAGGACACACTCAAAGACTGAACTATGCCTCTAAgttttatgaaaaataaaatgagcttTCTCAGAGAATTGAATATGGATCCTTGCTTGGTATGTATTAAGGTCGTTGTCTTTATAGAACTACAGAGGCCACCAGAGCTACTTACAAAGAACCAAATTAAATTGAAAATGGAAattatgtctaaaaatgaatGATGTTACATAGTTTTTTCAATTCATAGCACTAAACATACTGTAGCCAGAGTGTCTATTTGGGTAGTATCAATTTTGCTATTGAGATAttaaaagaaattacaaaaaataagtGGTTGTTCCTTAACCTGAGATCTAAACTCAGGTTAAGAAACAAGGACAAATGTAcgtgaaataaagaaaaatatgtatatataattttCATTTTGCTAGACTAAAATGTCTTAAGGTTTAGTGGACCATTTCAAGTTAAAGTTAAGAGAAAAATCCAATGATTCTCAATGAGCAGGTCCTTAGCTGAGGGAAGACGGTCCCTTTACTAGACAAAGTGCTAAAAGACCAAAGCTAAAGTCGGCAAAGAGTGCATAACCCATTTTATTCCAATCCAGTTTTTCCAAACAAATTTCAAATCTCTATTGCAGCAATAAAAAgaatgagataaaaaaaaaattaacccaGAGTAAAAGAGAGTCTACGCGTGGCTTTTGTGCACTGCATGCACAGCAGTCTCTCATCGCTCTGAGGCTGTgtggctcagcagcagcagcagacaaaCAGAGGGGGGCGAAGGACGGCGCAAGttagcacagagagagacaggcgCTCTCATCAGTGACGGGCTCACCGGCTGCGTGGACAGAGCTGTGgcgcaggaggaggagaagaagagcaatGGGGGGACAAGCTGCCTGAAAAGCAGAGCAAAACAGAGGAGCAAAAGCGTGAGAGACAtcgagagagggagggggagaaaaaagagagatcacagagaggagagaagtCATTCAGACCAGGGAGAGGGAGCGAGCTGGATGAAGCTGACAaggacacagagagaggaaagcGCACACAGAAGCCTTTCCTGATGGAAGAAAAGCAAGGGAGTGCTCggacaaagtgaaaaagaagaagaggaggaggtgggggtgCCCGACAGGAGGTCGAGCTTACGGGGCTTGACTGACATAAAAgacaagaggaggaggagcatgAGGGCAAGTTGATGGATTTGATTTGGAGAGAGTATTTTTAGAAGGAGGAGCGGAGACATGAGGGGAATATTGAGATTAGAGATCCTGTCTGTGAGTGGGGGAGACAAAACTAGGGGGGAAGAAGAAAGAATAACAGGAGACAGATAAAGCGGGGAGAGATGTTGAGATGTGAGTGTGACAGAACAGATTATCTCTGGTCTGGTTTCCCGCAGGAAACCGCTGTGAGTGTTTGTCCGTGTACGTGCATGAGTGCCTCCTTCTCCATGTGAAAGTGTGTTGTGGTACGTCTCTAACTGTGGCCGCGCTGCTGAGAAGCAGGTCCGCTGCACGATGAAGCTGTCCCGTGTTTACCTGCAGGACCTAATAACGCCGGTTAAAACCGAGTTCAGGGACAGACGAGGAGCGGATCAGTGACATCAGAAAGAACTAAAGGCACCAAAAAGTGAGACGAGAAAGTGGGAGAAGAAAACAAATGGGGATGGTAGACTTTTGTGAATTCAATTAAACCACATACTTAATAGTGACAAGGAAGTGATTGCTGCCTCTGGCTGATGAATGCTTCTGCAAGCCTGTGAAGCTCAAAAACACATACTTAACCCAAAAGAAGACAAACCACAGCGCTGGAACACGGCTCTTCTCGCGGACTGCACCACACCAACCAATTCTGTCCTCTGTCATCTCATTATTTTAATTACCTTCCcttctttcatttgttttttgtcctcTGTACTAAGCCCGTGGTATTTTGTATTCTGtcctcttctctccctctctcctcccctccctcttcctcttgccttcgctctctctgtctcatccTCTCTTGTTCACTGTCACCCTAACTGCCGTGGATGCTGGAGTCATTCATGTAGAAGACACCTTGCTTGGAGCACATTTGCctagctgatttttttttttctgtccctgCTGAGCTGGATGATTGGAGCACTCTCACATGGAGAGACCAAGAGAAATGACCAACAAGTAGCTGCTGCTCAGTTCAACAGAGCTCCTGCACCAATAAGAGAAGGCAGCTTCAAAACACACAGCTTTCGTAAGGtcactttttttgtgtgtgtgcgtgcagtgTTAATGCACTTCAAAGTCTATAGGTCTGTAGTGTTTTTTAGGGCCAACACATATCCATGTGTGGATTACAGTAGTGGATTTATCCTGGAGCTACATGTGGGCCCCAGCCCCTAAGGCCTGGCTGGGAAATGAAGCCTTTCCCGCGGCTTTAGGAGCACTGTGGACAGCGATGGCCTTGGAAGGGCGCTGTCTCCGGAGGGGATCCCCGGCCATGATCAGAAAAGGCCGTCAGCGGCGTCATCCAAAGCCAACTCTGGCCCAGGTCACTTCCACTCTGCTGTCAAGGACACGCCTACACGGGTTGCGGCATATTTGCGTCCCTGGTGGCTCTGTGGGCCGCAGGGCCTTCTGGCTTCTGGCACTCTGCACCTCTGTAGGGTTGCTTTTATCCTGGTCCTCCAACCGCTTACTCCACTGGCTTTCCTTTCCCACATACACGCGAGTCCACACTGAATGGGCCAAAGAACTGGCTTTCCCTACAGTCACTATCTGTAACAATAACCCTATCCGCCTCTACAAACTCACCAAGAGTGACCTGTACTTTGCTGGCCACTGGCTGGGCCTGCTGCTTGCTAACCGAACAGTGAGACCCATGGTTTTGGACTTGCTTCAGGAGGACCGTCGCACCTGGTTCAAGAAACTGTCAGACTTCAGGCTCTTTCTCCCACCCAGAAACTTTGAAGGGACCAACCTGGAGTTTATGGACAGACTGAGCCACCAACTGGATGACATGCTCCTGTCCTGCAAATATAGAGGAGAGCCATGTGGAGCTCATAACTTCTCTTCTGTAAGTCGgcttcttgtgtttttctttctgaaagCAGTAAACAAACTTTGTCTTAAATTTAAACTGCAGtataaaagttaaaataataTTTGCATCATGCTGAAGCAACTCGTCTTTTGCGGTAGTCAGCCTAAATACATAAGACTGTAAAATCTATTTTGCGCATAACTGGCTGTTAAAGCTTTGTTGGTCATCATAGAAATGTTTGAACATCATTTTCTGCATTTATTAAATCACCACCAGACCTCTTGGCCAAGAAAATAACCAAGGGATATGAATATATGTATTTTCAGAAGAACTATTTCGAAAGTTGCATGACAGTAGCCATTATCATACATTAACACAGATGAAATGGGCTAATTATCGGCTCGTGGGCAAGAATGGCTATTAAACGACCCCTACATATCAAAAATATTCTTTAACAGTACTGCCCCAGGAGAGTTTACTGCCTCTGTGTCTGATCGCtcatcttctttttctctgcggATGTGAGTTTGGTAGATTTCTGTGCCCACACTTTCTCGTGGGCTCCCTTGCCATGTTTGAACCATGGCAGATGTTTTCTCTGTGGAAATGTTGAAGCTCAAGCTGTGTTTGaaactttttttgtcttttttccccctcttctaCTATGTACTCAGTGTTGGAAACAGAAGGAGAAATGATTAAATATCTGTATAAAACGCACACAAATCTAAACAAATCCATAGTGAGCGTAATTATAGTTGTTTTTGACTGGTGACAATTAAATACATTTGGATTTTACTTTTTAGGTTTTagtgtagattttttttagtatttatttatttttttgtctgcttttacTGCAATAAATTCAAATAATAACCCACACGAAAGGAACCAAGACAAAACATCACATACAGCACATGGTGTATACTGAATGTGAAGCTGAAGAAAACAGAGGGGAACTCCACAGATTTAATCAAAGTCTAATTTGAGGTCTTGAGGAGCACCTATAGCAGGTGGTATATTAGTCATTTGCCATGTGTTGACATAGATTCCATCTTTTAGAAGAAGCTAGCGTTACTGTTTTAATTGCTATCATTTTGGTTTTGAAAGAAGACAACAAATCTGACAAGAAGTAAACTTATCAGATCTATGTTGCCAAAGACTTTTCATTTACTACTGCTACTAGTGCTGCATTAGTGCTCTGGCTGAACAGTTGATAGTCAAGTGTCATTGTGGGTAGTGTAGGCTTCAGGTTTCAGGTTATTGTAGGTTTTCTTTACAACAGTTTATTTCAATTTACTTTAATGCTGATTCTTCTAATGGAGAACATTTTACCGCAGGTTCAACGTGAAATTTTTAGAGATTCAGTTCAGTctaattcagttcagttaaaGTCAACCTATACCTGTCTgcccctgtgtgaaaaagtaattgccccgtAAACCTAATAACTAGTTAATTAACATGGTATCTAGCATGAACTCACATCACTGTGGCCAATCCTATGAAGGTTTCTTCCCTTGTGGATATTGGTTCACTGCAGTCCCAAAGACTTAGTTAATGGCTTAGTATCCCTTTACAGAGCGATAGATATCAATGACTTTGTTGTCcaaagctgtttctttagatcgtggcatgatgtgttgctagttttgttttccttcttcatcaATAATGTCAGGCTGGCAGGACATTTCAGGTGGTATAATCACAATTACACTAAAAATCCCAGTGAATTACAGTTGTTGTGTTTAACAACAAAACTATAGCTaactgtgtttttctctctttatgcTTTTGAATAGAACTGAGCtgaccatcatcatcattatcacttCAGTAATGAGATTCAGAGATGAATAGCTTTTTAGTTGTTCTTGTTGTCTAATACAAGTTcagtttttttagtttgttacaTGGCATGCCATGCAGCCTTAGAAACaaaagctgagaaacaaagcagCATAATTGCATTGCTTCGAACCCTCCTTACAGTAAAGCACagattataaaaaaaacaactttaaaaaatagattttagGGATGTTCAGGGAGTGTGTtaaatcataaaacaatatcagagATTGAAGAGCCATTTGAAACCATTAGTTACATTCTTAAATAACCAATAACCagaggtggctgtagctcagtaggtagagctGGTCATCTACCAATTGGGAAGTTAATGGTTCAATCCCTGCCCATTCCAGTATGCATACCACAGTATCGTTGGGCAAGAAAAAGAATCTCAAGTTGCTGTCTAATGTGAGCAACTTGGGCAAGGGTGAATATTATATTGaaagcaaacaagaaaaaagtgctcaaatgaatgtgtgtgaatgggtgaatgacacTCAAAATATAAAGCGATTTCAGTCCTCAGGTAGAGCAGGAAAGCAGTTTATAAGAACCAGCTCATTTATCAAATCACATTTTGAATGCACTTACATGCCATTTTAGTAGACATACACCCATTTTCTATCTACAGACATACAATGGTTTCATGTCTTATTTTCCACCCTTGTGTATTTTAGAAATTCCAGGAAGGAGAAGGAAGGAGAGTGGTGCTGCCATGTGAAATAGCTGTAGCTCCAACTAGTGATGAGTGGCTGCATAGCATCTTAGACCAAAGAGTGAACTTAAATTGTGCATTAATAAAATCTGAATAATTGCAGTAGCCAATTGTATTAATCATCCAGCTGACT
It encodes the following:
- the asic2 gene encoding acid-sensing ion channel 2 isoform X3; the protein is MWAPAPKAWLGNEAFPAALGALWTAMALEGRCLRRGSPAMIRKGRQRRHPKPTLAQVTSTLLSRTRLHGLRHICVPGGSVGRRAFWLLALCTSVGLLLSWSSNRLLHWLSFPTYTRVHTEWAKELAFPTVTICNNNPIRLYKLTKSDLYFAGHWLGLLLANRTVRPMVLDLLQEDRRTWFKKLSDFRLFLPPRNFEGTNLEFMDRLSHQLDDMLLSCKYRGEPCGAHNFSSVFTRYGKCYMFNAAEEGKTLRTTMKGGTGNGLEIMLDIQQDEYLPVWGDTEDTAFEAGVRVQIHSQAEPPFIHELGFGVAPGFQTFVATQEQRLTYLPPPWGECESKALESGFFQVYSVTACRIDCETRYIVENCNCRMVHMPGDASYCTPEQYKDCAEPALGIEVWSFRWTLKELLFLVLLLQCAHN